In a single window of the Desulfatiglans anilini DSM 4660 genome:
- a CDS encoding acyl-CoA dehydrogenase family protein, which yields MEFLLSKEQADVKSAAREFAEGEFPSVAKDCDHEERMDMALLEKARSLGFVGAIIPEEYGGPGLGFFENALIVEEFWRVDPGLAQAIISCTFGAEILIAFGNEEQKRRYLTPLVEGNAILATAITEPNSGSDVASAETSAVKDNDLYIINGSKIFITNGSLADHVIVFCKTHCEEASRHRQYSCIIVNADAVGFEANKLKNKLGIRASDTSELVFKEVRVPVENLIGKEQEGFRQVLCLFNRERVTVCAQSTGLAQGALEQAMRHISQRKQFGKPIGTFQAIRFKIAEMATLIEAGRSLYYRAAWSLDNGKENHALVAMAKWFCAQNAVSIVQESLQMHGGYGFFNEFDIARFYRDAKILEIYEGTKEMEKILIANSLLGKIPIV from the coding sequence TTTTTATTATCAAAAGAACAGGCGGATGTGAAAAGTGCGGCCAGAGAATTTGCGGAAGGCGAATTTCCGTCAGTTGCGAAGGACTGCGACCATGAAGAGAGGATGGACATGGCCCTACTCGAAAAGGCAAGAAGCCTTGGTTTTGTAGGCGCCATTATTCCTGAGGAATATGGGGGACCGGGGCTGGGCTTTTTCGAAAATGCCTTAATTGTAGAAGAATTTTGGCGAGTGGATCCGGGCCTGGCGCAGGCCATTATATCGTGTACGTTCGGAGCGGAGATCCTTATTGCCTTTGGGAATGAAGAGCAAAAGCGGAGATACCTGACACCTCTGGTTGAAGGAAATGCAATCCTCGCCACCGCCATAACCGAACCTAATTCTGGATCCGATGTTGCATCCGCTGAAACCAGCGCCGTGAAGGATAACGATTTATATATTATCAATGGTAGTAAGATATTCATTACTAATGGGTCTCTTGCGGATCATGTGATTGTTTTTTGTAAGACTCACTGTGAGGAAGCTTCGCGGCACAGACAATACAGCTGCATTATTGTAAATGCCGATGCCGTGGGGTTTGAGGCGAACAAGCTTAAAAATAAGTTGGGCATACGTGCTTCTGATACTTCTGAATTGGTGTTCAAGGAGGTTCGCGTACCGGTCGAAAATTTAATCGGAAAAGAACAGGAGGGCTTCAGACAGGTCCTCTGTCTGTTTAACCGCGAGCGGGTGACGGTGTGCGCCCAGTCAACGGGCCTAGCCCAGGGCGCACTGGAGCAGGCTATGCGGCATATTTCTCAAAGAAAACAGTTTGGAAAACCCATCGGAACCTTTCAGGCGATCCGGTTTAAGATTGCCGAAATGGCTACCCTGATCGAGGCAGGCCGTTCTCTTTACTATCGGGCGGCCTGGTCCCTTGACAACGGGAAAGAAAATCATGCACTTGTGGCCATGGCCAAGTGGTTTTGCGCTCAAAATGCCGTGTCTATTGTGCAAGAGTCTCTTCAGATGCATGGTGGGTATGGATTTTTTAATGAATTTGACATTGCCCGCTTTTACCGTGATGCAAAGATTCTTGAGATATACGAAGGGACCAAGGAGATGGAGAAAATCCTTATAGCGAACTCATTATTGGGCAAAATCCCTATTGTCTAA
- a CDS encoding enoyl-CoA hydratase/isomerase family protein, whose product MKYKNVEFKTENDIGILTINRPKAMNALNEEVIQEVESVLRDIKGNSAVKVLIFTGAGEKAFVAGADVKNIRSWGLKEGFDAVRIGHQMNYDIETLGIPTIAAVNGLALGGGCELAMSCTLRVVSENAKFGLPELGLGVIPGYGGTQRLTRLIGKGRALWYLLTGDMIDAKTAVDFGLANLVVKPEELIKRCLEIAGKIAEKAPLAVKSTLFAVKYGSETDLETGLILESALANLTIASDDKNEGIDAFYGKRKPHFKGQ is encoded by the coding sequence GTGAAATATAAAAATGTAGAGTTTAAAACGGAGAATGACATCGGAATCTTGACCATCAACCGCCCTAAAGCCATGAATGCTTTAAATGAAGAGGTCATTCAAGAAGTTGAAAGCGTTTTGCGAGATATTAAGGGAAACAGCGCAGTCAAGGTATTAATATTTACTGGGGCGGGTGAAAAAGCTTTTGTTGCAGGTGCTGATGTCAAGAACATCCGGAGTTGGGGCCTTAAGGAAGGATTTGATGCCGTGAGAATCGGCCATCAGATGAACTATGACATCGAGACATTAGGCATACCTACAATAGCAGCTGTCAATGGATTAGCTTTGGGAGGGGGCTGCGAACTCGCTATGTCTTGCACATTGCGAGTGGTTTCTGAAAACGCGAAGTTTGGCCTGCCGGAACTTGGGTTAGGTGTTATTCCGGGATACGGCGGTACCCAGAGGTTAACCCGATTGATAGGGAAGGGGCGTGCTCTGTGGTATTTGCTCACAGGCGACATGATCGACGCGAAAACTGCGGTGGATTTCGGGCTGGCCAATTTGGTGGTAAAGCCCGAGGAGTTGATAAAAAGATGCTTAGAGATTGCCGGCAAGATAGCCGAAAAGGCGCCACTGGCTGTCAAAAGTACCCTATTCGCGGTTAAGTATGGGTCGGAGACAGATCTGGAAACTGGACTCATCCTGGAAAGCGCTCTGGCTAATTTGACTATTGCCAGTGATGATAAGAACGAAGGTATTGACGCGTTCTATGGAAAGCGCAAACCACATTTCAAAGGCCAATAG
- a CDS encoding 3-hydroxyacyl-CoA dehydrogenase family protein: protein MQISKELNLIVIGAGNVGMSIIEAFARQGFNVIGIDLSEEVINRGRGKAEKSIAKSEEKGKISSEERVAVLRRIQMTTDFEVVRDADVVIEAVFENMEVKKELFKRLDNMVKSEEALLLTNTSSLSVSEIASATKRPDKVAGMHFFNPVPVMKLVEVIRGVESSADTISKVAELSELMEKRPIICTDSPGFVVNRLLHILAVEASKIVEEGVATARDVDTGAKLGLGHPMGPFEVFDFFDGVPLLKTVCDYLETELGSRFKVPVWVKNYLRAGRTGRSCGKGFHDYTQK, encoded by the coding sequence ATGCAAATCAGCAAGGAACTCAATTTAATAGTAATTGGCGCCGGAAATGTCGGCATGAGCATTATTGAGGCATTCGCACGGCAAGGTTTTAACGTGATTGGAATAGACCTGAGCGAGGAGGTTATCAATCGAGGCAGAGGAAAGGCGGAAAAAAGCATCGCTAAATCGGAGGAGAAAGGCAAAATATCGTCCGAGGAACGGGTGGCTGTCTTGAGGCGGATTCAGATGACTACTGATTTTGAGGTGGTCAGGGATGCGGATGTGGTTATCGAGGCAGTATTTGAGAATATGGAGGTCAAAAAGGAGCTGTTCAAACGGTTGGACAATATGGTGAAGTCTGAAGAGGCATTGCTTTTGACAAATACATCGTCTCTTTCAGTGTCCGAAATAGCCTCCGCGACGAAACGGCCGGATAAGGTGGCGGGCATGCATTTTTTCAATCCTGTGCCCGTCATGAAGCTGGTGGAAGTGATTCGGGGGGTTGAATCTTCCGCAGATACCATCAGTAAGGTCGCGGAGTTGTCTGAGTTGATGGAGAAAAGACCGATTATCTGTACCGACAGCCCGGGATTTGTTGTCAATCGGTTGCTGCATATCTTGGCCGTTGAGGCAAGCAAAATCGTGGAAGAAGGCGTTGCCACTGCTAGGGATGTGGATACCGGCGCTAAATTGGGATTGGGGCATCCCATGGGACCTTTCGAGGTCTTCGATTTTTTTGACGGCGTCCCATTGCTTAAAACCGTCTGTGATTATTTGGAAACTGAGTTGGGCAGTCGGTTCAAGGTTCCCGTCTGGGTCAAAAACTACCTCAGGGCAGGTAGGACGGGTAGGAGTTGCGGCAAAGGATTTCATGACTATACACAAAAATAG